A genomic window from Halorussus rarus includes:
- the hutI gene encoding imidazolonepropionase, with amino-acid sequence MTLTAVVHDAAEVVTLESSEDDPESASDGEDDETDGIGETRLGIYEDAAVAIEDGEVARVGPTGPVTREFPPENAAYTVDATGKSVIPGFVDPHTHALFAGDRADEFEAKLRGKTYQEILEEGGGILRTVRAVREASDEELLDNLLGHLDAMLAHGTTTVEVKSGYGLDTETELRVLDVIDRADDAHPVDVVPTFMGAHAVPEDRDADDYVDEVIDDQLPEVESQGIAEFCDVFCEEGVFDVEQSRRVLEAGKDAGLTPKVHAEELAHIGGTQLAAEVGAASADHLLHSTEEDIAALVESDVVPVLLPGTAFGLGAGYADARAFVEAGADVAIATDFNPNCYSQSMGFAASLSCVEMGMTPAEALVAATTNAAAALDLPETVGTLRQGAPGDLAVLDAPSHVHVPYNFGVNAVGTVLKGGEVVHGG; translated from the coding sequence ATGACCCTGACCGCGGTCGTCCACGACGCCGCGGAGGTCGTCACGCTCGAATCCAGTGAGGACGACCCGGAGAGCGCGAGCGACGGCGAGGACGACGAGACCGACGGCATCGGCGAGACGCGACTCGGTATCTACGAGGACGCCGCCGTCGCCATCGAGGACGGCGAGGTCGCCCGCGTCGGTCCGACCGGCCCCGTCACCCGGGAATTCCCGCCGGAGAACGCGGCCTACACGGTCGACGCGACCGGGAAGTCGGTGATTCCCGGCTTCGTCGACCCCCACACCCACGCGCTGTTCGCGGGCGACCGGGCCGACGAGTTCGAGGCCAAGCTCCGGGGCAAGACCTACCAGGAGATCTTAGAGGAGGGCGGCGGCATCCTCCGGACGGTCCGGGCCGTCCGCGAGGCGAGCGACGAGGAACTGCTCGACAACCTGCTGGGCCACCTCGACGCGATGCTGGCCCACGGGACGACCACCGTCGAGGTCAAGTCGGGGTACGGCCTCGACACCGAGACCGAACTCCGGGTGCTCGACGTCATCGACCGGGCCGACGACGCCCACCCGGTCGACGTGGTCCCGACGTTCATGGGTGCCCACGCGGTGCCCGAGGACCGCGACGCCGACGACTACGTCGACGAGGTCATCGACGACCAGCTCCCCGAGGTCGAATCGCAGGGCATCGCCGAGTTCTGCGACGTGTTCTGCGAGGAGGGCGTCTTCGACGTCGAGCAGTCCCGCCGGGTGCTCGAGGCCGGTAAGGACGCGGGCCTGACCCCGAAGGTCCACGCCGAGGAGCTGGCGCACATCGGCGGAACCCAGTTGGCGGCCGAAGTCGGGGCCGCGAGCGCCGACCACCTGCTCCACTCGACCGAGGAGGACATCGCGGCGCTCGTCGAGAGCGACGTGGTCCCGGTGCTGCTCCCCGGCACCGCCTTCGGCCTGGGCGCCGGCTACGCCGACGCCCGCGCCTTCGTCGAGGCGGGCGCCGACGTGGCGATAGCGACCGACTTCAACCCCAACTGCTACAGCCAGAGCATGGGCTTCGCGGCCTCGCTCTCCTGCGTCGAGATGGGGATGACGCCCGCCGAGGCGCTCGTGGCCGCCACGACGAACGCCGCGGCCGCGCTCGACCTGCCCGAGACGGTCGGCACCCTCCGGCAGGGCGCGCCCGGCGACCTGGCGGTGCTCGACGCGCCGAGCCACGTCCACGTCCCGTACAACTTCGGCGTGAACGCGGTCGGAACGGTGCTGAAGGGCGGCGAGGTGGTCCACGGTGGCTGA
- the hutU gene encoding urocanate hydratase, which produces MSEGQPEQPGEERGDAESVDEQEVGAESTWDIGEPSDQWKEYRGAPTGTDIECEGWRQEAALRMLNNNLDPEVAEKPEELVVYGGTGRAARSWDAYDAIMAELRDLDDTETLLVQSGKPVGRFETHEMAPRVLIANSNLVGKWDDWEHFHELEAKGLIMYGQMTAGSWAYIGTQGIIQGTYETLAELAEQHYPENDGLEGKIVVTGGLGGMGGAQPLAVTMNHGVCIAAEVDEERIDRRIETGYCQEKTDDLDEAIEKARAAAEAGEAYSVGVHVNAADMLEGMLERDFVPDVVTDQTSAHDELEGYYPSGFTVEEADELRDEDPETYVEESLDTMERHVRGILDMQDEGAIAFEYGNNIRGQVEDHRDMDEAFDYPGFVPAYIRPLFCRGKGPFRWAALSGDPEDIRRTDEAVKELFPEKDHLHRWIDLAQERVEFQGLPSRVCWLGYQAADDEDGLTERARFALRINELVSEGEISAPVVVTRDHLDAGSVASPNRETEAMRDGSDAVADWPILNALLNCAAGADIVSVHDGGGVGIGNALHANNHVVLDGSDLAAEKARRVFTTDPGTGVIRHADAGYDEALAEADESNVAVPMRDRE; this is translated from the coding sequence ATGAGCGAAGGCCAACCGGAACAGCCAGGCGAAGAACGCGGCGACGCCGAGTCGGTGGACGAACAGGAGGTCGGAGCCGAATCGACGTGGGACATCGGGGAGCCCAGCGACCAGTGGAAGGAGTACCGGGGCGCGCCCACCGGTACCGACATCGAGTGCGAGGGGTGGCGACAGGAGGCCGCGCTCCGGATGCTGAACAACAACCTCGACCCGGAGGTGGCCGAGAAGCCCGAGGAGCTGGTGGTGTACGGCGGCACCGGTCGGGCCGCCCGGTCGTGGGACGCCTACGACGCCATCATGGCCGAACTGCGCGACCTGGACGACACCGAGACCCTGCTGGTCCAGTCGGGCAAACCCGTCGGGCGGTTCGAGACCCACGAGATGGCGCCGAGGGTGCTCATCGCCAACTCGAACCTCGTGGGCAAGTGGGACGACTGGGAGCACTTCCACGAGCTCGAGGCGAAGGGGCTCATCATGTACGGCCAGATGACCGCGGGGTCGTGGGCGTACATCGGCACCCAGGGCATCATCCAGGGGACCTACGAGACCCTCGCGGAGCTGGCCGAGCAGCACTACCCCGAGAACGATGGTCTCGAAGGCAAGATCGTCGTCACCGGCGGGCTCGGCGGGATGGGCGGCGCCCAGCCGCTCGCGGTCACGATGAACCACGGCGTCTGCATCGCCGCGGAGGTCGACGAGGAGCGCATCGACCGCCGCATCGAGACGGGCTACTGCCAGGAGAAGACCGACGACCTCGACGAGGCCATCGAGAAGGCCAGAGCGGCCGCCGAGGCCGGTGAAGCGTACTCCGTGGGCGTCCACGTGAACGCCGCCGACATGCTCGAAGGGATGCTGGAACGCGACTTCGTTCCCGACGTCGTCACCGACCAGACCAGCGCCCACGACGAACTCGAGGGCTACTACCCCTCGGGCTTCACGGTCGAGGAGGCCGACGAACTCCGCGACGAGGACCCCGAGACGTACGTCGAGGAGAGCCTCGACACGATGGAGCGCCACGTGCGGGGAATCCTCGACATGCAGGACGAGGGCGCAATCGCCTTCGAGTACGGCAACAACATCCGCGGGCAGGTCGAGGACCACCGCGACATGGACGAGGCCTTCGACTACCCCGGGTTCGTGCCCGCCTACATCCGGCCGCTGTTCTGCCGCGGGAAGGGCCCGTTCCGGTGGGCCGCGCTGTCGGGCGACCCCGAGGACATCCGCCGGACCGACGAGGCCGTCAAGGAGCTGTTCCCCGAGAAGGACCACCTCCACCGCTGGATCGACCTCGCACAGGAGCGGGTCGAGTTCCAGGGCCTCCCGTCGCGGGTCTGCTGGTTGGGGTACCAAGCCGCCGACGACGAAGACGGTCTCACCGAGCGCGCGCGGTTCGCGCTCCGCATCAACGAACTCGTGAGCGAGGGCGAGATTTCGGCGCCCGTCGTGGTCACCCGCGACCACCTCGACGCCGGGAGCGTCGCCAGCCCCAACCGGGAGACAGAGGCCATGCGCGACGGCTCGGACGCGGTCGCCGACTGGCCGATACTGAACGCCCTGCTCAACTGCGCGGCCGGGGCCGACATCGTGTCGGTCCACGACGGCGGCGGGGTCGGCATCGGCAACGCGCTCCACGCCAACAACCACGTCGTGCTCGACGGGTCGGACCTCGCCGCCGAGAAGGCCCGGCGGGTGTTCACCACCGACCCCGGCACGGGCGTCATCCGCCACGCCGACGCGGGCTACGACGAGGCGCTGGCCGAGGCCGACGAGTCGAACGTCGCGGTACCGATGCGGGACCGAGAATGA
- the hutG gene encoding formimidoylglutamase: MTDLRRTYDWMGPSTDANDEQFGHVVELASIADADRFDAVLVGEPFDRAVIGRKGAAEGPAALRRHLAGTKTHHFDAGPVGSVADLGDVTPGDGEVESVADLQARVRTIAERVHDTDSLPVFLGGDNSLTYPNAAPLLDEGSLGVVNFDAHLDVREVREGRGPTSGTPYRQLYEDGLDAYACVGARHFETSTRYAEYVRERGDEVVTAEEVGDDTVAAVDRALDAMGDVDAVYVSVDLDVLDAPAAPGVSAPTPGGVSTRELFRALRLLGNEDRLAGFEVVECAPPLESGTANLTATAGSRAVAHLLSARPEDDSGRSESSDGPSDEDVDFGGTGGRR; this comes from the coding sequence ATGACCGACCTCCGACGCACCTACGACTGGATGGGACCCTCAACAGACGCCAACGACGAACAGTTCGGCCACGTGGTCGAACTCGCGAGCATCGCCGACGCCGACCGCTTCGACGCCGTGCTGGTCGGCGAACCGTTCGACCGGGCGGTCATCGGTCGGAAGGGCGCCGCCGAGGGGCCGGCCGCGCTCCGCCGGCACCTCGCGGGCACCAAGACCCACCACTTCGACGCCGGCCCGGTCGGTTCCGTCGCCGACCTCGGCGACGTGACGCCGGGGGACGGCGAGGTCGAGTCGGTGGCCGACCTCCAGGCCCGCGTCCGGACCATCGCCGAGCGGGTCCACGACACCGATTCCCTCCCGGTGTTCCTCGGGGGCGACAACTCGCTGACCTACCCGAACGCCGCGCCCCTGCTCGACGAGGGAAGCCTCGGCGTCGTCAACTTCGACGCCCACCTCGACGTCCGGGAGGTCCGCGAGGGCCGCGGCCCGACCAGCGGAACGCCGTACCGCCAGCTCTACGAGGACGGACTCGACGCCTACGCCTGCGTCGGCGCGCGCCACTTCGAGACCTCCACGAGGTACGCCGAGTACGTCCGCGAGCGAGGCGACGAGGTCGTCACGGCCGAGGAGGTCGGCGACGACACCGTCGCGGCCGTGGATCGGGCGCTCGACGCGATGGGCGACGTCGACGCCGTCTACGTCAGCGTCGACCTCGACGTGCTCGACGCGCCGGCCGCGCCCGGGGTGAGCGCGCCCACGCCGGGCGGCGTCTCGACCCGGGAACTGTTCCGCGCCCTTCGACTGCTCGGCAACGAGGACCGCCTCGCCGGCTTCGAGGTCGTCGAGTGCGCGCCGCCGCTCGAGTCCGGCACCGCGAACCTGACCGCGACCGCCGGGTCGCGAGCGGTCGCCCACCTGCTCAGCGCCCGGCCCGAGGACGATTCGGGCCGGAGCGAGTCGAGCGACGGACCTAGCGACGAGGACGTCGACTTCGGCGGGACGGGAGGGCGACGATGA